The Candidatus Marinimicrobia bacterium CG08_land_8_20_14_0_20_45_22 region TTCTTTGTCGATTTCTTTAAGGCAGAAGAACCAATCGAGACATTTGATTCCTTCCTTGCCTTCCATGCGCTCTTTGGCAACGCCGCAAGAACCGGCTGTCGGAACAATGACGTCATCACCCGGGCGCCAATCCGCCGGAGTCGCTATTGAAAATGCATCCGCAGTCTGCAATGCTGTGACAACACGAAGCAACTCATCAAAATTACGTCCCAAGCTGAGCGGATAGTAAATAATCGTACGGATAATGCCTTTGGGATCGATCACGAAGACGGCGCGTACCGCTTTTGTTGGACTTTCGCCCGGCATCATCATTCCGTATTTTTTGGCAACTTCCATGGTGATATCTTCGATCAAAGGAAATTTAACCTCGACATTCTTCATGCCTTTGTATTCGATTTTTTCCTTGATGGTGCGAAGCCAGGCAATGTGGCTGTATAAACCGTCCACAGAAAGCCCAACTAATTTGCAATTCAGTTTGGCAAATTGATCTTCCATCGAAGCAAAAGTCATGAATTCTGAGGTACAAACTGGTGTAAAATCAGCCGGATGGCTAAACAGGATTACCCAGCTTCCCAAATACTGATCCGGGAAGTTGATCTCACCCTGCGTGGTAACGGCCTTGAAAGCAGGGGCCATGTCGCCGATGCGTGGCATTGACACATTCTGATTTTCTTTGTTTATTTCCATACATTTTCTCCTTTTTTATTGGTTAGAGTCGCCTAAGCCGCGCCGGTTTCAAAACCGGCACGGCTTAGTTAACAAGTGATGGTACTTGATCAGGTTTCTTTTCCCTTTTCAATCGTCGCAAGTCGTTTTTTCACTTCATCGAGTTCCGATTTTAGAAAATCAGATTGGTTGATTAGGGCTTGTTTTTCCGTCTCCGGATCAGGGTTCTGGTACGGCGAGGGGTATCCGTAAGGCACGTTATATCCGCTAAACCTTTGCCAGCCCGGTAACCCGTTGCCATAAAACCCGTGCCGGAATCCACGTCCCCAGCCGCCACGGCCCATTCCGAAACCGCGTCCTGGCACTGGATTTGCGTATCCCGGTGCTCCGTTTCCCGCGCAGAATCCGGCCGCGCGTCCGGTCATTGGGCCCATTCCCATCGGACCCGTTCGATCTCCTCTTGGCATAGTTATGATCTCCTTTCTTATAGATTAACTATTTATTGTCTTGTCATTGCCGAACCGCAGTTCGGGCATTTTTGTTCAAAGCAGGGAATACCGCGCCGATGCGGTTCTCTTCGTCCGCATACCGGACAGACGCAATAGTCACTTGGGTCGGCGGCCTCAAGGACGCTCACGCGCCCGAACCCTTGACCCCTTCTGCCCTGACCACGATTAGCGCCTTGTCCTGTTCTGCCCGGTCTTCTTCCTTTTACTGGAAAAATTTCGTTATAAGTACCATACATTTGCCCAAACTGATAGCGCCTTCGCCCGTAACAACCCGGCATGGCGAAAACATTCCAATCGGAACGTTTGGTAAGCCAAGCCTGGATGATTTCGTCGAGATCACCTGCTACAAACGGAATAACATAGATTCCGTGAGCAATGATGGTTTCATGTAAAGGTCGGGAGATTGCTCCGCAAACCAGCACCTCAATGCCCAATTCTTTTAATCGAGCGGCTTTCATGGCTGGAGTTAAATCGATAGGTATAAATTCCTGTTCTAATGAAATGACGCGTCCACTTTCGGTCTCAGCGATGTGAATTTGTCCCGCAGTGTCGAAGACTGGCGCTATCCGATTGTTCCAGATTGTAAAGGCTACTTTCATATTTCACAGTTCCAATTCATAATTTCAACAATATTTAAAGCATTTATCATGCCAGAACAAAATATCCCTACTTTTCATCGCACAACTATCTGAAATATAGCAAGTTAAAAAACTGCTTCTTTTAAATCACTGCGATTATATAGTAGCCTTGGCGCTACTCTGTCACCCTGCGATGGTTGCAGATATGTTATGATTTACGATGGGAGCGGCCGTCTTTTTCCGGCAATGAAATCCCGAGTTTTTTCATGCGGCGGAATAAGGTGGTCTTGTGAATGCCAAGTTCTTTCGCCGCCGCCGCCCGATTGAAATTATTGCGTTCGAGAGCGGACTGAATAGACTGGGAGTCGAGCAAATTGTGGGCAGAGCGGATCGTAGACAAACTTGAGTTTTTTGTGTAATGTGCCGTCAGTTCTTCGGGCAGGTGAGTCAGCAGAATATAGCCCTCATTACAAAGAATGAACGAGCGTTCGATTACATTTTCCAGTTCACGGACATTGCCCGGCCAGTCATGCGCCATTAGTAACGAGAGCGCTTCGGAGGAGATGCCTTTGATTGATTTCTGCCAGAGTTGGTTGAAGCGCCGGATAAATTGCCCAGTAATCAGCGGAATATCTTCTTTCCGGTGGCGGAGCGGCGGCAGGTCGACGCGCACAACGTTTACGCGATAGTAAAGATCGTCGCGGAATGTGCCAGCCTTCATCATTTCTGTCAAATCCTTGTTAGTAGCAACAATAATCCGCGCGTCGGCGGTTTCAGAGCGGGTCGAACCGAGTGGCTCATAGATGTGATCCTGAAGTACCCGTAGAAGTTTGACTTGCAACGCCGGGCTGATTTCACCGATTTCGTCGAGAAACAGTGTTCCGCCTTTGGCTAATGCAAAGCGTCCCGGTTTGTCTTTGTTAGCTCCGGTAAACGCACCCTTTTTATAACCAAACAGTTCTGATTCCAGTAATTCGTCGGGTAATGCGCCGCAATTGACCGCGATGAATGGCCCTTTACGGCGCGGACTCAAATGATGAACCGTCCTTGCGATCAATTCCTTGCCGGTTCCGGTTTCGCCGATTATCAAGACCGTGCTCGGGCTGGCGGCAATTGCCGGAAGCACTTCAAATATTTTTTGCATCAAGGGACTACGACTGACAATATCGCCAAAAGTCATTTTGGCATGTAGTTCCTGGCGTAAAGTTTCGATTTCGCTCAAATCCCGAAAAGTCTCAGCCCCGCCGATGATGTAACCTTCTCCATCTTTCAGTACGGCGGTCGATATACTGATGGGTATGCGGGAGCCGTCCGCCTTAATAATGTAGGCGGATTTGCCAATGATCGGCTTGCCGGTTTTTAATGTTTTCTGTAGGGCGCAGTCGGTTCCACAGAGGCTGGAGCGAAATACTTCCGAACAGCGTTGGCCAATCGCCTCTTCTCGCGTAACCCCGGTGATTTCTTCCGCCGCTCGATTAAAAGACGAAATGCGCCAATTGGAATCTACCGTAAAGACGCCATCGGAGATGCTTTCCAGAATATTTTCGATCATTTCAGGTTTCAGCGACATTTCATTCCAAAGTTAACTAATTTTCACCACAGAGAGTATTTTGCCGCGGATTAGCGCGGATAAATCAATAATATTTATAGACTCTTTGCTAATATATGGTGTAGAGTTTTTCGTTTTTTTTGTGTTATTGATATAAAGAGATTTTTCTCTGTGTACTCTGTGGTGAGTTTAAAAACATTACGGTCTTCCGCCCATCGTCAGCGCCATGACGGCTTTCGCGGTATGCAGACGGTTTTCGGCTTCGTCGTAAATGATCGCCGCTGGTCCGTCAATGACTTCATCGGCGACTTCTTTGCCGCGATCGGCGGGCAGGGCGTGCATGTATTTGACTTCTGGTGCGGCGAGTTTCATCCGGCGGGCGTCGCAAATCCAATCGGTATGTTTTTCGAGATTGGTCTTCATCTCTTTGCGACACTCTTCTTCATTTTGGTTGTACTCGTCGAATTCATAGTTGCCGAATCCGCCCCAGTTTTTCGGGATGACAATCTGAGCGCTACGGAATCCCTCATCCATGTTGTCGGTGAATGACAGTTTGCCGCCATTCAGCCGGGTGTTTTCCTGCGCCTGGGCGACATATTCCTTTTTTAATGGAAATTCTTTCGGCGCGGCGACCGTCACGTCCATACCGAAACGCGGAAAGAGCAGAATTTGCGAAAGCGGTACGGAGAGCGGTTTAGCGTGACTGGTGGCGTACGCCCAGGAAATCGTGACTTTCAAGCCATGCAAATTTTGCCCGAAATATTCCTGCATCGTCATCAAATCGGCGATTACCTGCATGGGGTGAAAAATATCATCCTGCAACGAGAGAATCGGCACGGACGAGAATTGCGCCAATTCACGTAGATATTTGTTGCCGATGCCGTAGAAGCAATTGCGGCAGGCGATGCCGTGTCCCATGCGCGAAAGCACCATGGCAGTATCCTTAGCCGATTCGCCGTGTGAAAGTTGCATTTTGTCGGGTGTCAAGTCATGGGCATGGCCGCCGAGTTGAGTCATGCCGGCTTCCATCGAATTGCGCGTGCGCGTGGATTGCTCAAAAAACATCATGAAAAGCGTCTTGTCCTGCAATAGCCGATGCGGCTCACCGAGCGCGAATTTGCGCTTGAGGTCAGCGGCAACCCCGAGCACCATATTGATTTCGTTTTTTGTCCATTCATTAAAAGTGATGAGGTGTTTCCCTCGTAAAAGAGTCTCGTTCATATCAAACCTTTCATGTTAACCGCGGAGGACGCTGAGAACGCAGAGTTTCTCCTTGATAATTGTTGACAATTCTTTTTATTCCATTTTTAAGTATGCTTGAATTGAAGTTAATCAACAACCCTACTTGTAGTTTTGAGATTTTTAAGTAATTCAGTAGTTGCGCCTGATCGATATTGGTCAGTTCGTTGACGGCTTTACACTCAACCACCAATTGGTCGTCGATAAAAAAGTCGCAACGAAAACCTTTTTCTATCACTATGTCAGCATATTTAACGGACAGATATTTTTCCTTTTCAAATTTCATTCCGGCTTCCTGCATTTCACAAGCCAGGGCGGCCTGATAAACCGATTCCAAAAACCCGGGGCCAAGATTGCGGTGAACCTTAATCGCTAAACCGATTACTGTTTCCGTCAGTTGGTTTATATCTTCAAACATAAAATTGCTCCGTGCCCTCTGCGTCCTCGGCGGTTTATTTCCCGCGGCTCAGATTTGCGACCAGTCCGGCGTAGAAAGCCGCGGCTTGCCAGAGGTGCTCGACCGGCGTCCATTCGTTCGGGGCGTGGGCTTGCTCCTCGAATCCCGGCCCGAAGCCGATGCACGGTATACCATGCACGCCGCGAATCGTCACACCATTGGTCGAGAAAGTCCACTTGTCGACAACCGGCTCCTTTGCGAACAGGTTGCGGTAGTTTTCAATTCCAGCCTGAACGAGAGGGTGGTCGGTTTCCAGTTTCCAGGTTGGGAAATATTTTTCCATTGGATAGACTTTTCCGGTGAATGCCTTTTCCCGGTAAACCGGCAATTCGACTTTGGCGTCAATTTTCAGTTTTTCAATGATAGCACGAATTTCCGCTAACGCTGATTCCTTCGTCTCGCCCCAGGTCAGGCGGCGGTCGAGATAGATCGAACAATAATCTGGCACGGCACATAATGACGGACTGATAGATTTTATCTGGCTTAGCACGACGGTGCCTTTGCCGAGAAATTCATCGAATGCCAGACGTTCGTTGAGCAGTTCAATTTCTTTTATCAGCGGTGCGATTTTGTAAACGGCGTTGTCGCCGCGTTCCGGCGCGGAGCCGTGCGCGGAAAGTCCGACGACGGAGATTTCGATTTCCATGCGTCCGCGCTGACCGCGATAAATCCGACAGCCGGTTGGTTCGGTGCTGACGGCGAAGTCGGGGCGGAGGTGGTCTTCATTGACAATATAATTCCAGCACAAGCCGTCGCAATCTTCTTCCATGACCGAACCGACGAAATAGACAGTGCAATCTCTGGCGAGGTCGAATTCCATAATAATGCGTGCCGCCGCCAGCATAGACGCCATGCCGCCTTTCTGGTCAGCTACGCCGCGCCCCCAGACCTTGCCGTCTTTCACATGACCATCGAACGGATCGAACTGCCACAGACTACGGTTGCCGACATCCACGGTGTCTATGTGAGCGTCGAAAGCGATTTTGACTGGACCATTGCCGAGGCGCCCGATGATGTTGCCGATGCCGTCGATGATTATTTCATCGAAGCCGATGTCTTCCATTTCCTTTTTTATTCGGCTAATTACATTTCCCTCTTGGCCACTCAGTGAGGGAATCG contains the following coding sequences:
- a CDS encoding peroxiredoxin yields the protein MEINKENQNVSMPRIGDMAPAFKAVTTQGEINFPDQYLGSWVILFSHPADFTPVCTSEFMTFASMEDQFAKLNCKLVGLSVDGLYSHIAWLRTIKEKIEYKGMKNVEVKFPLIEDITMEVAKKYGMMMPGESPTKAVRAVFVIDPKGIIRTIIYYPLSLGRNFDELLRVVTALQTADAFSIATPADWRPGDDVIVPTAGSCGVAKERMEGKEGIKCLDWFFCLKEIDKEKVMKAIVKQVKI
- a CDS encoding Fis family transcriptional regulator, whose product is MSLKPEMIENILESISDGVFTVDSNWRISSFNRAAEEITGVTREEAIGQRCSEVFRSSLCGTDCALQKTLKTGKPIIGKSAYIIKADGSRIPISISTAVLKDGEGYIIGGAETFRDLSEIETLRQELHAKMTFGDIVSRSPLMQKIFEVLPAIAASPSTVLIIGETGTGKELIARTVHHLSPRRKGPFIAVNCGALPDELLESELFGYKKGAFTGANKDKPGRFALAKGGTLFLDEIGEISPALQVKLLRVLQDHIYEPLGSTRSETADARIIVATNKDLTEMMKAGTFRDDLYYRVNVVRVDLPPLRHRKEDIPLITGQFIRRFNQLWQKSIKGISSEALSLLMAHDWPGNVRELENVIERSFILCNEGYILLTHLPEELTAHYTKNSSLSTIRSAHNLLDSQSIQSALERNNFNRAAAAKELGIHKTTLFRRMKKLGISLPEKDGRSHRKS
- a CDS encoding ornithine carbamoyltransferase, with amino-acid sequence MNETLLRGKHLITFNEWTKNEINMVLGVAADLKRKFALGEPHRLLQDKTLFMMFFEQSTRTRNSMEAGMTQLGGHAHDLTPDKMQLSHGESAKDTAMVLSRMGHGIACRNCFYGIGNKYLRELAQFSSVPILSLQDDIFHPMQVIADLMTMQEYFGQNLHGLKVTISWAYATSHAKPLSVPLSQILLFPRFGMDVTVAAPKEFPLKKEYVAQAQENTRLNGGKLSFTDNMDEGFRSAQIVIPKNWGGFGNYEFDEYNQNEEECRKEMKTNLEKHTDWICDARRMKLAAPEVKYMHALPADRGKEVADEVIDGPAAIIYDEAENRLHTAKAVMALTMGGRP
- a CDS encoding GxxExxY protein; the protein is MFEDINQLTETVIGLAIKVHRNLGPGFLESVYQAALACEMQEAGMKFEKEKYLSVKYADIVIEKGFRCDFFIDDQLVVECKAVNELTNIDQAQLLNYLKISKLQVGLLINFNSSILKNGIKRIVNNYQGETLRSQRPPRLT
- a CDS encoding YgeY family selenium metabolism-linked hydrolase, which encodes MKTKIIRLAKGLDHSTANFLAELASIPSLSGQEGNVISRIKKEMEDIGFDEIIIDGIGNIIGRLGNGPVKIAFDAHIDTVDVGNRSLWQFDPFDGHVKDGKVWGRGVADQKGGMASMLAAARIIMEFDLARDCTVYFVGSVMEEDCDGLCWNYIVNEDHLRPDFAVSTEPTGCRIYRGQRGRMEIEISVVGLSAHGSAPERGDNAVYKIAPLIKEIELLNERLAFDEFLGKGTVVLSQIKSISPSLCAVPDYCSIYLDRRLTWGETKESALAEIRAIIEKLKIDAKVELPVYREKAFTGKVYPMEKYFPTWKLETDHPLVQAGIENYRNLFAKEPVVDKWTFSTNGVTIRGVHGIPCIGFGPGFEEQAHAPNEWTPVEHLWQAAAFYAGLVANLSRGK